A window of Arcobacter arenosus genomic DNA:
ACTTATTGTTCTGCTTGTCATGCTAATAAAGCAATTGGTGCACCAGTATTAGGTGATAAAGATGCCTGGGCAAGTGTTTTAGAAAAAGGTATTGATGAAGTTTATGATAATGCTATTAATGGTATAAATGCAATGCCTCCTAAGGGAACGGCAATGAATTTATCTGATGATGAATTCAAAAAAATCGTTGATTACATTATCGATCAAAGTAAATAAGGAGTTAAAGTATGAAATTAATTAAAAATTTGTTTTTAGTGGCTGCTATTAGTGGCTTAGCTATGACTGGATCTTATGCAAATGATGATTTAGTAAAGCAAGGTGAAAAAATTTTTACAACTAAAAATTTAGGTAACTGTATTGCATGCCATGATGCAAATGGTAAAAACATTGATGGACCTGGAAGTATGGGACCAAAATTAACTGCGTTACAATATTGGCCAGAGGAAGAACTTTATAAAAAGATTTATAATCCTTATACTACTAATCCAATTTCTCAAATGCCTGCATTTGGTAAATCTGGATGGTTAAGTGATGGTGAAATAAAAGCAGTTGTAGCTTATTTAAAAACAATTCAATAATAAAAAAAGGATAAAAAGATGATAAATAGAAGAAATTTTTTAGGTTTAGGTTTAGGAGCATTAGCAGCTTCAGTTGCACCAGTTACATTAAGTGCAACTAATTATAGAGAAACTAAGCCAAAAGCTTGGGATGCTACAAAAGTAGATGCAGCTATTAAAGAGATTTTTGGTGCAGATGCAACAGAGAGTAAAAAAGTTAAGTTAAAAGCTCCAGATATTGCTGAAAATGGTGCAGTTATTCCTGTAACTGTTGAAGCAAAATCAGCTACAAGAGTTGCAAT
This region includes:
- the soxX gene encoding sulfur oxidation c-type cytochrome SoxX, which translates into the protein MKLIKNLFLVAAISGLAMTGSYANDDLVKQGEKIFTTKNLGNCIACHDANGKNIDGPGSMGPKLTALQYWPEEELYKKIYNPYTTNPISQMPAFGKSGWLSDGEIKAVVAYLKTIQ
- the soxY gene encoding thiosulfate oxidation carrier protein SoxY translates to MINRRNFLGLGLGALAASVAPVTLSATNYRETKPKAWDATKVDAAIKEIFGADATESKKVKLKAPDIAENGAVIPVTVEAKSATRVAILQDANPETLVAVFDVPKGGIVDYGVRIKMAKTGNVFAVIEDGGKLLKASKQVKVTIGGCGG